A stretch of the Lolium perenne isolate Kyuss_39 chromosome 3, Kyuss_2.0, whole genome shotgun sequence genome encodes the following:
- the LOC127339969 gene encoding uncharacterized protein, translating into MQAALQHEQALKDARVAAEARLAEVVEDSTNSNTVLTAELEEERKARKAAERLIDTMTTDHREYDRLVMKIDALALQHFPDSQAHAVKKVMEDRVAREFPNMDAHWDGYDYLVALSARVQHMRSVDRLLGDLPDASIQLFKVLWPEEEMPVNITLTSHRLKDAGRRIREWQCSAARAGADTALRSACSWYSDLDLDALQGIRQDAPTDTDPALTAKRQDRAYRLAEYAEEDYDSNEGAEISG; encoded by the exons atgcaagccgcgctccaGCATGAGCAAGCCCTCAAGGATGCCCGGGTCGCAGCTGAGGCCAggttggcggaggtcgtggaggactccacgaactccaacaccgtattgacggcagagctggaggaggaaaggaaggcgcggaaggcagcggagcgcctcattgataccatgaccactgatcacagggaatatgatcggttggttatgaagattgatgcgctggctctcc agcatttcccggactcccaggcccacgccgtgaagaaggtgatggaggatcgggtggcgcgggaatttcccaacatggacgcgcactgggacgggtacgactatctggtcgccctctccgcgcgagtccaacacatgcgctccgtcgaccggcttcTTGGCGACCTACCGGATGCTTCCATCCAGCTCTTCAAGGTGCTATGGCCTGAGGAGGAGATGCCGGTAAACATCACGCTTACCTCCCACCGGCTCAAGGATGCCGGGCGccggattcgcgagtggcaatgctccgcggctcgtgccggagcggacacggcgctgcgctccgcatgctcctggtacTCGGATCTGGATCTGGATGCACTTCAAGGCATTCGCCAAGATGCTCCCACCGACACGGATCCGGCGcttaccgcgaagcggcaggaccggGCCTACCGGCTTGCGGAGTACGCCGAG